In Treponema vincentii, a single window of DNA contains:
- a CDS encoding DEAD/DEAH box helicase, with protein MARSKYGMTPWGAWFLRMIESYDGNGRVSRGKSYANTGKVDSLVITGNKVAARVAGHYDPWYYISLTFPRISEPNQKKLEKILTLHPADFIALGSGTMTERLVTLFEAKDIRFIPRRWSLIESDCSCPDSASLCKHIAAVLYILAKEIDHDPRLLFQLAGIDLAELREKILPTAGNMSIEPALTAVPEQGASPADNTAPATGNATTAGAQRKARQSGAAGRATKASSLLVPSEPEYEHPVPLSLRCADEPAQDVPAELPRFPLEESFLPLISALLPPLTPFYDDDLVAAFKELYHKLIVRQNKEFELTLEQRIAVLMKSGTGCASAATLCDSSRLLYTPVRLDMAKLPTQKTTEVPAFPLQKEAALQLRVRLPNGTEAALTLVQALHLLRGVTPLTDSPDGMKAAYTVLTLGERLAAESALLPAVYLDPVTRKLAIFWKPLTSAQAVSAAIDRCASFITEAFFPQVKSWGRRYCAELLLTAFLTEYVHTTGFMPAGIRQAEQEIAALFFQGATINTKAPGMRRLPASITRWLAALYYDSNSLRFRLILEEAKKSDFQISAEVCHSEETNNRFVPFSRIADSVQLESKTVEFAIALSAYLPKLTEMIGQKSVPLTQEETAVFLRTAAPLLSRFGIEVVLPKTLQRALKPRAVFQLKRQKGAGAVQSYLSLDNLMDYDRSIMLGDTVISAKKFRALMKQSSGLVKFNDRYILVDPEHTARLLETMQHERPDINEVIQGTLTGDTVMADGAPFSYSLFRETDAAVPRILQATLRPYQEKGFQWLYSTIKSGFGCLLGDDMGLGKTLQVIALILKLKEQGFEHSGILIAAPASLLPNWEHELHTFAPSLRCTILHGQGRRFSAKSDIHITTYQTLRRDVKKLSEKTFDCLIIDEAQAVKNTQTKNAQALRLVQAQSRIAMTGTPVENSLEDMRALFDFIIPGYLGSAETFRKKWRIPIELHGDAETAESFQKITAPFLLRRLKTDPAVISDLPEKVITPQYCRLTPEQIALYESLVETQLKSVLKTEDGIQRNALVLKLLTALKQVCNHPHVYDDSFQTDIALSGKTAALMQLLGEILDAGEKTLIFSQYTQTLFLLRKLIHEQFGDEPLLLHGQMPLTARKAAVESFQTDPAQRIFLISLKAGGTGLNLTAATRVIHFDLWYNPAIEDQATDRAFRIGQHNTVFVSRFICAGTFEEKIDEMIQKKRHISQMTLSGGESWIGKMSNEELAELFQ; from the coding sequence ATGGCACGCAGTAAGTACGGAATGACGCCGTGGGGCGCATGGTTTTTAAGGATGATCGAAAGTTATGACGGCAACGGGCGGGTTTCGCGGGGAAAAAGTTATGCGAATACCGGTAAGGTAGATTCCCTCGTTATTACCGGCAATAAAGTTGCTGCCCGTGTTGCGGGGCATTACGACCCGTGGTACTATATTTCGCTCACCTTTCCCCGTATTTCCGAACCGAATCAAAAAAAATTGGAAAAGATCTTAACACTGCATCCTGCCGACTTCATCGCGTTGGGAAGCGGTACGATGACGGAACGTCTTGTAACGCTCTTTGAGGCAAAGGATATACGGTTTATTCCCCGCCGCTGGAGCCTTATCGAAAGCGATTGCTCCTGTCCCGACTCCGCCTCCCTGTGTAAACACATCGCCGCGGTGCTGTATATTCTGGCGAAAGAAATCGACCACGATCCGCGGCTCCTCTTTCAGCTTGCGGGAATCGACCTCGCCGAACTGCGGGAAAAGATATTGCCCACCGCAGGGAATATGTCCATCGAACCGGCTCTAACCGCCGTACCGGAGCAGGGTGCATCACCGGCGGATAATACTGCACCGGCAACTGGTAATGCCACAACTGCTGGAGCGCAAAGGAAAGCGAGGCAATCCGGCGCGGCGGGTAGGGCAACTAAAGCATCGTCTCTTTTAGTGCCGTCAGAACCCGAATACGAACATCCGGTGCCGTTATCCCTGCGCTGTGCGGATGAGCCTGCACAGGACGTACCGGCTGAGCTTCCTCGCTTTCCGCTTGAAGAATCGTTTTTACCGCTGATTTCTGCGCTGCTTCCGCCGCTTACGCCATTCTACGATGATGACTTGGTTGCAGCCTTTAAAGAGCTATACCATAAACTGATTGTCCGGCAGAACAAAGAATTCGAGTTGACGCTTGAGCAGCGGATTGCCGTTTTAATGAAATCCGGTACGGGCTGCGCATCGGCGGCAACGCTGTGCGATTCAAGCCGCCTTTTGTACACGCCGGTTCGGCTCGATATGGCAAAACTGCCGACGCAAAAAACGACAGAGGTTCCGGCTTTCCCCTTGCAGAAAGAAGCAGCGTTGCAGCTCCGCGTGCGGCTTCCGAACGGTACGGAGGCCGCGCTGACACTCGTGCAAGCACTTCACCTGTTGCGCGGCGTTACACCCCTTACGGATTCTCCGGACGGTATGAAGGCGGCATATACGGTATTGACACTCGGAGAGCGGCTTGCCGCCGAGTCTGCGCTGCTGCCGGCGGTATACCTCGATCCGGTAACGCGGAAACTGGCGATATTTTGGAAGCCGCTGACTTCGGCGCAGGCTGTTTCCGCAGCAATCGACCGCTGCGCTTCCTTTATTACCGAAGCATTTTTTCCGCAAGTTAAGAGCTGGGGCAGGCGGTACTGCGCCGAACTGCTGCTGACGGCGTTCCTCACCGAATATGTACATACTACCGGTTTTATGCCCGCCGGTATCCGCCAAGCGGAACAGGAAATTGCGGCTCTCTTTTTCCAAGGCGCGACTATCAATACGAAGGCGCCGGGTATGCGCCGCCTTCCCGCATCGATTACCCGCTGGCTTGCCGCGCTCTACTACGACAGCAACAGCCTCCGTTTTCGGCTCATTTTAGAGGAAGCGAAAAAATCCGACTTTCAGATTTCCGCCGAGGTTTGCCACAGCGAAGAAACGAACAACCGGTTCGTACCGTTTTCCCGTATCGCCGACTCCGTACAGCTGGAAAGTAAAACGGTGGAGTTCGCGATTGCGCTTTCCGCATATCTGCCGAAATTAACGGAGATGATTGGGCAAAAGTCGGTTCCGCTTACGCAGGAAGAGACGGCGGTGTTTTTACGGACGGCGGCGCCGCTCCTCTCCCGTTTTGGGATAGAGGTCGTGCTGCCTAAGACACTGCAGCGGGCGCTGAAACCGCGGGCGGTGTTCCAGCTGAAACGACAAAAGGGAGCCGGCGCTGTACAGTCGTACCTCAGCCTTGATAACCTGATGGACTATGACCGCAGCATTATGCTTGGCGATACCGTCATCAGCGCCAAGAAATTCCGCGCATTGATGAAGCAGAGTAGCGGTTTGGTGAAATTCAACGACCGCTACATCCTTGTCGATCCCGAACATACGGCGCGCCTTCTCGAAACCATGCAGCACGAAAGACCCGACATCAACGAGGTTATTCAAGGGACGCTGACCGGTGATACCGTAATGGCGGACGGAGCGCCGTTTTCTTATTCGCTCTTTCGGGAAACGGATGCCGCGGTACCCCGCATATTGCAGGCGACGCTCCGGCCGTATCAGGAAAAAGGTTTTCAGTGGCTCTATTCTACCATTAAAAGCGGTTTCGGCTGTCTGTTGGGGGATGATATGGGACTCGGTAAAACGCTGCAAGTTATCGCCCTCATTCTCAAATTGAAAGAACAGGGCTTTGAGCATAGCGGCATCCTTATCGCGGCTCCGGCGAGTCTTTTGCCGAACTGGGAACATGAGCTGCACACCTTTGCTCCGTCGCTGCGTTGTACAATCTTGCACGGACAGGGGCGGCGGTTTTCCGCAAAGTCTGACATTCATATTACGACGTATCAGACCCTCCGGCGGGATGTAAAAAAACTTTCCGAAAAGACCTTTGACTGTCTGATTATCGACGAAGCGCAGGCGGTTAAAAATACGCAGACCAAAAACGCCCAAGCGCTCAGGCTTGTGCAGGCACAGTCCCGTATCGCGATGACCGGTACGCCGGTTGAGAACAGCCTTGAGGATATGCGCGCCTTGTTCGATTTTATCATTCCGGGCTATCTCGGCTCTGCGGAAACCTTCCGTAAAAAATGGCGCATACCCATCGAGCTGCACGGCGATGCGGAGACTGCGGAATCCTTTCAAAAAATTACCGCGCCGTTTTTACTCCGTCGCCTTAAAACCGATCCTGCCGTTATTTCCGACTTACCGGAAAAAGTGATTACACCGCAATATTGTCGCCTGACGCCGGAGCAAATCGCGCTGTACGAAAGCCTTGTTGAAACGCAGCTGAAAAGCGTATTGAAGACGGAAGATGGGATTCAGCGGAATGCGTTGGTACTGAAACTGCTGACCGCCTTAAAGCAGGTGTGCAACCATCCCCATGTCTACGATGACAGCTTTCAGACCGATATAGCGCTTTCCGGAAAAACCGCCGCGCTGATGCAGCTGCTCGGCGAAATATTGGACGCCGGCGAAAAGACCTTGATTTTCAGCCAATACACGCAAACGCTCTTTTTACTGCGGAAGCTGATACATGAGCAATTCGGAGATGAGCCGCTCCTCTTGCACGGACAGATGCCGCTTACCGCACGGAAGGCCGCAGTTGAATCGTTCCAAACCGATCCGGCACAGCGCATCTTTCTGATTTCGCTCAAGGCAGGCGGTACCGGCTTAAACCTTACCGCTGCAACCCGCGTTATCCACTTTGACCTCTGGTACAACCCTGCGATAGAAGATCAGGCAACCGACCGCGCGTTCCGAATCGGGCAGCACAACACGGTGTTTGTGTCCCGTTTTATCTGCGCCGGTACCTTTGAAGAAAAAATCGACGAGATGATTCAAAAGAAGCGGCATATTTCTCAGATGACCTTGAGCGGCGGCGAATCGTGGATCGGCAAGATGAGCAATGAAGAACTTGCCGAGTTGTTTCAGTAA
- a CDS encoding galactokinase, with amino-acid sequence MQKILPFHVDEYGDEPEVTVAVPGRFHLLGEHTWFAQGNTLSMAIDHYLYLCVSKRKDANYRFLSLSLKERKKVAAANLRYRKEDRWANSIKAVILSFMDQGIEMTGLNFTILSEIPADAGLGTPNALKVATAMALRKVFAPRLTKADLVDILENANVQHLKTYPHRADILCALYAKAGHCIRTNHRRKTADIYPFPINNYRIILTDSRVPRLLAREELNHRIQECMEAYERVKKMPDIPNDFSKLAESDLEELAIPESVRRRVLYIIRESISVDDAISALKKNDWVVFSRIVTRSQESLRDRFEISCPELDWLVKRAMEFVAPDMNDIVCSRLTGRGFGGCTYSILRANDIQTYIEKLGDYERIFGFKPLYYKVKPSGGVRIL; translated from the coding sequence ATGCAGAAGATTCTACCGTTTCATGTAGACGAATATGGAGACGAGCCGGAAGTAACCGTTGCGGTTCCCGGGCGCTTCCACCTTTTAGGTGAACATACATGGTTTGCACAGGGCAATACGCTTTCGATGGCGATCGATCATTATCTGTATCTTTGCGTTTCAAAAAGAAAAGACGCCAATTATCGCTTTCTTTCTTTATCGCTCAAAGAGCGGAAAAAAGTTGCAGCCGCCAACCTTCGGTATCGTAAAGAGGATCGTTGGGCAAATTCGATAAAGGCTGTTATTCTTTCGTTTATGGATCAAGGGATTGAGATGACAGGGCTCAATTTTACCATTCTTTCCGAAATACCGGCGGATGCAGGGCTCGGTACGCCGAATGCGCTTAAGGTTGCAACGGCGATGGCATTGCGGAAGGTATTTGCGCCGCGGCTTACGAAGGCTGATCTCGTAGATATTCTAGAAAATGCAAATGTGCAGCACCTGAAAACCTATCCTCACCGCGCGGATATTCTGTGCGCGTTATATGCCAAGGCGGGACACTGTATACGAACAAATCATCGGCGGAAGACAGCCGATATTTATCCGTTTCCCATCAATAACTATCGGATTATTTTAACGGATTCGCGGGTTCCCCGTCTGTTGGCGCGCGAGGAACTGAATCACAGAATCCAAGAATGTATGGAGGCCTACGAGCGGGTTAAAAAGATGCCTGATATTCCCAATGATTTTAGTAAGCTTGCCGAAAGCGATCTTGAAGAGCTTGCCATCCCGGAATCGGTGCGTCGGCGGGTACTCTATATTATCCGTGAGTCGATAAGTGTCGATGACGCTATCAGCGCCTTAAAGAAAAACGATTGGGTTGTGTTCTCGCGTATTGTAACGCGCTCTCAAGAAAGCTTACGCGACCGCTTTGAGATTTCTTGCCCCGAATTGGATTGGCTTGTTAAACGGGCGATGGAGTTTGTCGCACCCGATATGAACGACATTGTGTGTTCGCGTCTGACGGGACGGGGATTCGGCGGATGTACATACAGTATCCTGAGGGCGAACGATATCCAAACCTATATTGAAAAATTGGGTGATTATGAACGAATTTTCGGTTTTAAGCCTTTGTATTATAAAGTTAAACCTTCCGGCGGGGTTCGTATACTATGA
- the lnt gene encoding apolipoprotein N-acyltransferase — protein MSVISSFLAVLCSAVLLSLGIPNEYLYFGSAFFGVIALIPLYTAFCRCPARRRTALMFGAMIALVHLCSSFWLAYFENFAIFTLGASTAAYLFLGFLFGHWFYYAMKLPLGLRPFAFAGLWTLWEWFKGSGFVAYPWGSLSMTTLSLRPLIQIADITGVWGITFLVALISALLAEIIRATAKLTTGFSKPHGRPLLRPLAFTAALLILINGYGLFRIYQKRTPQQNLHLVLVQQNTDPWGYGLDLFFDNLYDTQKLTEKAISESPVKPDLIVWNESSLAYGYDQFQDYYRRLPFKESFTDFLQRMDIPILTGSPLLQDAEREKYSNAVYLIAPDGTVLDTYSKIQLICFAEYIPFIDHPFVQRFFDSLVGFSSGWAPGTEYKAMAFTAQNGNDIRFAAPICFEDAFPTLCADLHNQKSNILINLTNDSWSKTASAEYQHFAVAYFRAIELRTPLVRSTNGGFTCVVDPAGNVTASLPLFTADALSVSVPIYPYRRTFYAQWKDWLPALFLAIALISAAAYRFSPAFCKKAVVYMEHPLARLSRAARKKRQQKRLWKKVWFRKRRKSDAL, from the coding sequence ATGTCGGTTATTTCATCTTTTCTAGCGGTTTTATGCTCTGCGGTGCTGCTTTCACTCGGGATACCGAATGAATACCTGTATTTTGGGTCGGCTTTCTTCGGCGTTATTGCACTGATACCGTTATATACCGCCTTTTGCCGCTGCCCTGCACGACGACGCACTGCATTGATGTTCGGCGCAATGATAGCCCTTGTCCACCTGTGTTCAAGCTTTTGGCTGGCATATTTCGAAAATTTTGCAATTTTTACCCTCGGCGCTTCTACCGCCGCCTATTTGTTCCTCGGCTTCCTTTTCGGGCATTGGTTTTATTATGCAATGAAGCTGCCGTTAGGACTACGCCCATTCGCCTTTGCCGGTTTGTGGACACTCTGGGAATGGTTTAAAGGCAGCGGCTTTGTCGCATATCCCTGGGGTAGCCTTTCGATGACGACATTATCGCTGCGTCCGCTCATTCAAATAGCCGATATTACCGGCGTATGGGGAATTACCTTCCTTGTTGCATTGATTTCCGCGCTCCTTGCAGAAATAATCAGGGCAACGGCAAAATTAACCACCGGTTTTTCCAAGCCGCACGGCAGACCGTTGCTACGGCCGCTGGCATTTACGGCTGCGTTGTTAATACTGATCAACGGGTACGGACTTTTCCGCATATATCAAAAAAGGACGCCACAGCAAAACCTCCATCTTGTGTTAGTGCAGCAGAACACCGACCCGTGGGGCTACGGCCTCGATCTGTTTTTTGATAACCTGTATGACACCCAAAAACTTACCGAAAAGGCAATTAGCGAATCTCCGGTTAAACCCGATCTTATCGTATGGAACGAAAGCAGCCTTGCATACGGCTACGACCAATTTCAAGATTATTATAGGCGGCTTCCCTTTAAAGAGTCCTTCACCGATTTTTTGCAGCGGATGGATATACCGATTCTAACGGGTTCTCCGCTTTTACAGGATGCCGAAAGAGAAAAATATTCGAATGCCGTCTATCTTATTGCGCCTGACGGAACGGTGCTCGACACTTATTCAAAGATACAGCTGATCTGCTTTGCGGAATACATTCCCTTTATTGACCATCCGTTCGTGCAGCGTTTTTTTGACTCACTAGTCGGTTTTTCATCAGGATGGGCGCCGGGAACGGAATATAAAGCGATGGCATTCACCGCGCAAAACGGAAATGATATCCGGTTCGCCGCGCCCATCTGTTTTGAGGATGCCTTTCCAACGCTCTGCGCCGATTTGCATAATCAAAAAAGCAATATCCTGATTAACCTAACGAACGATTCATGGTCAAAAACGGCGAGCGCGGAATACCAGCATTTTGCCGTCGCCTATTTCCGTGCAATTGAACTGCGAACGCCGCTTGTCCGCTCTACCAACGGCGGCTTTACCTGCGTTGTTGATCCTGCCGGAAACGTTACCGCGAGCCTTCCGCTCTTTACTGCGGATGCATTGAGCGTTTCCGTACCGATCTATCCGTACCGCCGGACTTTTTATGCACAATGGAAGGACTGGCTGCCCGCGCTTTTTTTAGCGATTGCGCTTATCTCCGCTGCAGCATACCGGTTTAGCCCCGCGTTTTGTAAAAAAGCGGTGGTGTATATGGAACATCCGCTCGCACGGCTCTCCCGCGCCGCACGAAAAAAGCGACAACAAAAACGGCTCTGGAAAAAGGTATGGTTTAGAAAACGGCGGAAATCGGACGCATTATAG
- a CDS encoding tetratricopeptide repeat protein, which produces MDTVLKEGIQLYRENRYEEALTAFLKISSKDVELNFDLAYYIGLCYASLLQYDNALVYLEQIITAGTDIARVYQCRLILAFIYAKTGRARLAEFELSKLLDAGYDSPQVHTSMAYLAYEQDKVDKSLSLYEKALELDPDNPTALNGLGYILADTEKDLTRALILCKKALDAQPDNPAYLDSLAWTYYKMGFDTEARSYIQRANEQLPDNIIIKRHLQRIMNG; this is translated from the coding sequence ATGGATACGGTTCTTAAAGAAGGCATACAGTTGTATCGGGAAAATCGATATGAAGAAGCGCTTACCGCATTTTTAAAGATATCTTCTAAAGATGTTGAGCTCAATTTTGATTTGGCGTATTATATCGGCCTCTGTTATGCGAGCCTTTTACAATATGACAATGCGCTTGTCTATTTGGAACAGATTATCACTGCCGGAACCGATATCGCCCGTGTATATCAATGCAGACTTATTTTAGCCTTTATTTATGCAAAAACGGGGCGTGCTCGTCTTGCGGAATTCGAGCTTTCAAAACTTCTGGATGCAGGGTACGATTCTCCGCAGGTGCATACTTCGATGGCGTATTTGGCGTATGAGCAGGATAAAGTAGACAAGTCTTTGAGTCTTTATGAAAAAGCGTTGGAGCTCGATCCTGATAATCCGACCGCGCTTAACGGACTCGGCTATATCCTTGCCGATACCGAAAAAGATTTAACTCGCGCCTTAATTCTGTGTAAAAAAGCGCTTGATGCGCAGCCCGATAATCCCGCTTATTTGGATTCGCTGGCATGGACATATTACAAGATGGGTTTTGATACCGAAGCTCGATCATATATCCAACGGGCGAATGAACAACTTCCCGATAATATAATAATTAAACGCCACTTGCAGCGTATTATGAATGGGTAA
- a CDS encoding molybdopterin cofactor-binding domain-containing protein, with amino-acid sequence MIEQFVSDMSFEGQQYAVIVRAPVPSGIVSAVHLPPLPEGYAFYGAAQLPAQKTIDIFEHSLPLFAADEINYKGQAVGILTGDNEAALEALRKDVTIELEPIPEDSFEAGRPHTLFDYPIVAREVRTAGDIDSIFETAASTVFSSLKIASQYAARSEPFSAVTVFREDGLDIYVPTQWPFHVRTAVAKATGLAEETVVVHPTQTGETFNELLWFPSLLACQCAVAAVLQRKTVSLNLSAEESRAAAPKTPEMIIEHQSALSDTHSIAAMQISIIVNAGACCPLIGNILKQMAAAALGPYTVPNYRIEVRASKTTGGLIDILEGWGDYYVSNALENHINKIIQDYNLSPAEWRIQNMSDNYGTVFSSLFELLTGKSDFICKYAAYNVFNRGKTDKRDGRWRGIGLAAGFQYSGCAADFTYTAELTLDVHNRLFIKAEPAEDNVKRVIRKLAAKKLNIAESDITFAGLTTADMNESGPATADNTAGIVLPLVEQCLHDLQEQRFRNPLPISISRSTRTPHPDASQPNTSQADVSQSDVPPLDTPQPNVSSIENKTENKTGKNSVPFIAKTPAACIIELELDTVCYEIQIRKVWFACHPGKIYEKKQVLNYLRKNIAAALSRTAKEALPQSEAEDTPLPYSEYRMILPTEMPPLSVDIPERGNSMSAFDSCALNIVPAAYLAALNQILLRVPTRIDTLPIRTERLFKALTGKK; translated from the coding sequence ATGATAGAACAATTTGTTTCGGATATGAGCTTTGAGGGGCAGCAGTATGCGGTGATTGTCCGTGCTCCCGTACCGTCGGGAATTGTTTCCGCCGTGCATCTGCCGCCCTTACCCGAAGGCTATGCCTTTTACGGAGCAGCGCAGCTGCCTGCTCAAAAAACGATCGACATATTCGAACATTCGCTTCCTCTTTTTGCAGCGGACGAGATAAACTATAAAGGACAAGCAGTCGGAATCCTCACCGGTGATAATGAGGCGGCGCTTGAGGCACTGCGGAAGGATGTCACAATAGAACTGGAGCCGATACCCGAAGACAGCTTTGAAGCAGGGCGGCCGCATACGCTGTTCGACTATCCTATCGTTGCACGGGAGGTGCGTACTGCCGGAGATATTGATTCAATCTTTGAAACAGCCGCTTCAACCGTATTCTCATCGCTCAAAATAGCTTCGCAGTATGCAGCCCGTTCGGAACCGTTTTCCGCCGTTACGGTGTTCCGCGAGGACGGACTTGACATCTATGTGCCTACCCAGTGGCCGTTTCATGTCCGTACTGCGGTAGCAAAAGCGACCGGGCTTGCGGAAGAAACTGTTGTCGTGCACCCAACCCAAACCGGCGAAACATTCAATGAGCTTTTATGGTTTCCGTCCCTCCTCGCCTGTCAGTGCGCCGTTGCAGCGGTGCTGCAGCGGAAAACCGTTTCGCTCAACCTGTCAGCGGAAGAGAGCAGAGCAGCCGCACCTAAAACGCCGGAGATGATTATCGAACATCAATCGGCGCTGTCCGATACTCATTCGATTGCCGCAATGCAGATTTCGATTATTGTCAACGCCGGCGCCTGCTGTCCGCTTATCGGCAACATACTCAAGCAAATGGCCGCCGCTGCATTAGGGCCGTACACCGTACCGAACTACCGGATCGAGGTGCGGGCATCAAAAACAACGGGAGGTCTTATCGATATTCTCGAAGGATGGGGCGACTACTACGTGTCAAACGCACTGGAAAACCACATCAACAAAATTATTCAGGATTACAATCTCTCTCCGGCAGAATGGCGCATACAAAATATGTCGGACAATTACGGCACCGTTTTTTCAAGCCTCTTCGAACTTTTGACCGGCAAAAGCGATTTTATCTGTAAATATGCCGCGTATAATGTTTTTAACCGAGGCAAAACGGATAAACGGGACGGGCGGTGGCGCGGTATCGGATTGGCAGCGGGCTTCCAATACAGTGGATGCGCCGCAGACTTCACGTATACGGCAGAACTGACACTGGACGTTCACAATCGGCTTTTTATTAAGGCGGAACCGGCGGAAGACAATGTAAAAAGAGTCATCAGGAAGCTGGCTGCCAAAAAACTGAACATTGCCGAATCCGATATTACCTTTGCAGGTCTTACGACTGCAGATATGAACGAGTCCGGACCCGCAACTGCCGACAACACCGCCGGTATCGTTCTTCCCCTCGTTGAGCAATGCCTGCACGATTTACAGGAGCAGCGATTCCGCAATCCGCTGCCGATCAGTATTTCGAGAAGTACCCGCACCCCGCACCCGGATGCCTCACAACCTAATACCTCGCAAGCCGATGTTTCACAGTCCGATGTTCCGCCGCTCGATACTCCGCAGCCAAATGTTTCATCGATAGAAAATAAAACAGAAAATAAAACCGGCAAAAATAGTGTTCCGTTTATAGCCAAAACGCCCGCTGCCTGTATTATCGAACTTGAACTGGATACGGTTTGCTATGAAATACAAATCCGGAAAGTGTGGTTCGCATGTCATCCCGGAAAAATCTATGAAAAAAAGCAGGTTCTCAACTATCTGCGTAAAAATATTGCCGCGGCATTATCACGTACCGCAAAGGAAGCGCTCCCCCAGTCGGAAGCCGAGGATACTCCCCTCCCCTATTCGGAATATCGGATGATACTGCCGACTGAAATGCCGCCTCTTTCCGTGGATATTCCAGAACGGGGAAATTCGATGAGTGCTTTCGATTCATGTGCGCTGAATATAGTGCCCGCTGCCTATCTTGCGGCGTTAAACCAAATACTGCTGCGTGTTCCGACGCGGATAGATACGCTGCCGATCCGCACTGAACGCTTATTTAAAGCGTTAACGGGGAAAAAATAA
- a CDS encoding DegT/DnrJ/EryC1/StrS family aminotransferase translates to MNTPNQNPAREIPFFRPSFDRREEEAAIRVLHSGWLTTGKETLAFEKEFADMVHSPYALAVNSASNGLMLAMEAFGIGKGTKILTSPYTFVSTATSALHLGGEAIYADIEADSYSIDPEKIEDKLKQDKSIKAIVPIHIAGNLCNMKAINSLAKKYNVAVIEDAAHAFPAKTADGYGGTFGDAGVFSFYATKTITTGEGGMICVRNPEAAERIKLMRSHGINRTIWDRYTDKHASWQYDVVAEGYKCNLPDILSAIGRVQLQKAEEFYRKRKLIAERFTHAFEPLDFFQVPPDGDGNAWHLYLLRIVPEMLSVGRDDFARALQERGLGISVHFIPHFELTFLKERYGLRAQDFPNAAAHYAQSISLPFWPDMTDEDVQYVIDTVIDTAKKFRK, encoded by the coding sequence ATGAATACACCAAACCAAAATCCCGCACGGGAGATACCCTTTTTTAGGCCGTCGTTCGACCGCAGGGAAGAAGAAGCGGCAATCCGCGTGCTGCACTCAGGCTGGTTGACGACCGGCAAGGAAACGCTCGCCTTTGAAAAAGAGTTTGCCGATATGGTACATAGCCCGTACGCACTTGCAGTTAATTCCGCGTCAAACGGATTGATGCTCGCAATGGAAGCCTTCGGAATCGGCAAGGGAACCAAAATACTCACCAGCCCGTACACTTTTGTATCGACTGCAACCAGCGCCTTGCACCTCGGCGGAGAAGCGATCTATGCGGATATCGAAGCGGACTCCTACAGTATCGATCCTGAAAAAATCGAAGATAAACTCAAGCAGGATAAAAGCATTAAGGCGATTGTGCCTATCCATATCGCAGGGAACCTCTGCAATATGAAGGCGATTAACAGCCTCGCCAAGAAATACAACGTCGCGGTTATCGAGGATGCAGCCCATGCCTTTCCTGCAAAAACAGCGGACGGCTACGGCGGCACCTTCGGCGATGCGGGCGTGTTCTCTTTTTATGCCACCAAAACCATCACCACCGGAGAAGGCGGTATGATCTGCGTCCGCAATCCCGAAGCGGCGGAACGCATTAAGCTGATGCGCTCCCACGGTATCAACCGCACAATATGGGATCGCTACACCGACAAACACGCCAGCTGGCAATACGATGTCGTTGCGGAAGGCTATAAATGCAACCTGCCGGATATTTTATCGGCAATCGGCAGAGTACAACTGCAAAAGGCGGAAGAGTTTTACCGGAAACGGAAGCTCATCGCCGAACGCTTTACCCACGCCTTTGAACCGCTCGACTTTTTTCAAGTTCCACCGGACGGAGACGGCAATGCGTGGCACCTCTACCTCCTCCGCATCGTACCGGAAATGCTTTCCGTCGGCAGGGATGACTTTGCCCGCGCGCTGCAGGAACGGGGACTCGGTATTTCAGTCCACTTTATCCCCCACTTTGAACTGACCTTCTTGAAAGAGCGGTACGGGCTGCGCGCACAGGACTTCCCCAATGCCGCGGCGCACTATGCGCAGAGCATCAGCCTTCCGTTCTGGCCGGATATGACCGATGAGGATGTGCAGTATGTCATCGATACGGTAATCGATACCGCAAAGAAGTTCCGCAAATAG